In Sphingobacteriales bacterium, one DNA window encodes the following:
- a CDS encoding major facilitator superfamily domain-containing protein 1, producing MEQIRKSLRDSKAARWTALGVVAFTMLCGYYLADVMAPLKPLLESQKAWSSTEYGFFTSAYGWFNVFLLMLILGGIILDKMGVRFTGVMAASIMVAGTAVKYYAISTHSLDGLTLFGWKAQVMVAALGYATFGVGVEIAGITVSKIIVKWFKGKELALAMGLEMATARLGTALALSTSAPIASHFKDVSVPILLCLIMLCIGLISFIVYTFMDKKLDASIIAQNDGKEVEPEEEFKLSDIRFILTNKGWWYIAILCVLFYSAVFPFLKYASDLMVNKFGVDPELAGIIPGLLPFGTMILTPTFGNLYDRKGKGATIMIIGAILLIFVHAMFSIPIFNSWIFAILLIVILGIGFSLVPSAMWPSVPKIIPEKQLGTAYALIFWVQNWGLMGVPALIGWVLDKYCITGTKIIDNVEVNNYNYTLPMLIFMSLGLLALVFAFLLKAEDRKKGYGLELPNIQK from the coding sequence ATGGAACAGATCAGAAAAAGTTTAAGAGATTCAAAAGCTGCCAGATGGACGGCATTAGGGGTCGTAGCTTTTACGATGTTGTGCGGATATTATCTGGCAGACGTCATGGCTCCGCTCAAACCACTGCTTGAAAGCCAGAAAGCATGGTCAAGCACGGAATATGGATTTTTCACCAGTGCTTACGGCTGGTTCAATGTATTCCTGCTGATGCTTATTCTGGGGGGAATTATCCTCGACAAAATGGGTGTCAGGTTTACAGGTGTCATGGCCGCTTCCATCATGGTTGCTGGTACTGCCGTGAAATATTACGCCATCTCGACCCATTCCCTTGATGGATTAACACTGTTCGGATGGAAAGCACAGGTCATGGTTGCTGCACTTGGATATGCCACTTTCGGTGTTGGCGTTGAAATAGCGGGTATTACGGTTTCCAAAATTATTGTCAAATGGTTTAAAGGGAAGGAACTTGCCCTTGCCATGGGGCTCGAAATGGCAACCGCACGTCTGGGTACTGCCCTCGCATTATCCACCTCCGCTCCGATAGCCTCTCATTTTAAAGATGTTTCCGTACCAATCCTGCTATGTCTGATTATGCTTTGTATCGGACTGATTTCCTTTATCGTCTATACCTTCATGGATAAAAAACTGGATGCTTCCATCATCGCTCAAAATGATGGCAAAGAAGTGGAACCGGAAGAAGAATTTAAACTCTCTGACATCAGGTTTATTTTAACCAATAAAGGATGGTGGTATATTGCCATTCTCTGTGTTTTATTTTATTCGGCCGTATTTCCTTTTCTGAAATATGCCTCCGACCTGATGGTCAATAAATTTGGCGTTGACCCTGAATTAGCCGGTATTATCCCCGGCCTGCTACCCTTTGGCACCATGATTCTGACCCCGACCTTCGGCAATCTGTACGACCGGAAAGGAAAAGGGGCTACTATCATGATTATCGGAGCCATTCTGCTTATTTTCGTTCATGCCATGTTTTCTATTCCTATCTTTAACAGCTGGATTTTTGCAATCCTGCTGATTGTTATTTTGGGTATCGGTTTTTCCCTCGTACCTTCAGCCATGTGGCCTTCTGTTCCTAAAATCATCCCTGAAAAACAACTTGGAACTGCTTATGCATTGATTTTCTGGGTACAAAACTGGGGATTAATGGGTGTTCCTGCCCTCATCGGCTGGGTTTTGGATAAATACTGCATTACAGGTACAAAAATCATTGACAATGTTGAGGTTAATAACTATAATTATACCCTTCCGATGTTAATTTTTATGAGCCTTGGACTGTTGGCACTCGTTTTTGCTTTTCTGCTTAAAGCAGAAGACAGGAAAAAAGGATATGGCCTCGAATTGCCGAATATTCAGAAATAG
- a CDS encoding DUF1295 domain-containing protein has translation MKKSYYLKSITGSIIFFLVIFIAAGKLNYPPGIIYTGIGILMMILSFTVFRLDDELLQERAKPAENTQKWDKTILGLSSLAILAIYIIGGLDSGRFGWSHGFPDYSMIFGGILTAVGQLIFLIAQKQNSFFSSTVRIQNERGHNVCQSGLYRIVRHPAYAGSIIQTAGFPLLFRSFWVMIPCLLLIVLFIIRTQLEDKFLSSELNGYQVYSEKTRFKLLPFIW, from the coding sequence ATGAAAAAGTCTTATTATCTGAAAAGTATCACAGGAAGCATCATATTTTTTCTGGTGATTTTCATTGCAGCAGGAAAATTAAATTACCCGCCAGGGATTATTTACACAGGTATTGGCATTTTAATGATGATCCTGAGCTTTACAGTTTTCAGGTTAGATGATGAGTTACTGCAGGAGAGAGCAAAACCCGCTGAAAACACTCAAAAATGGGATAAGACCATTTTAGGTCTTTCATCATTAGCCATTCTTGCCATTTACATCATTGGCGGGCTTGATTCCGGACGTTTCGGCTGGTCACACGGTTTTCCTGACTACTCCATGATATTTGGCGGAATTTTAACTGCTGTCGGGCAACTTATTTTTCTGATCGCACAAAAACAAAACAGTTTTTTTTCCAGCACTGTCAGAATTCAGAATGAAAGAGGACACAACGTATGTCAGTCGGGTTTGTACAGAATCGTAAGGCATCCGGCTTATGCAGGATCTATCATTCAGACTGCCGGATTTCCGCTTTTATTCCGTTCATTCTGGGTAATGATTCCCTGTTTGCTGCTGATTGTATTGTTTATCATCAGAACTCAACTTGAAGATAAGTTTTTATCAAGCGAGCTGAACGGATACCAGGTATATTCAGAAAAAACCCGTTTCAAACTGCTGCCTTTTATTTGGTAA
- a CDS encoding carbamoyltransferase, which produces MSSFILGISAFYHDSAAALLADGEIVAAAQEERFTRKKHDSSFPSNAVKYVLSEAGISLKDVEVVAFYDKPFIKFERLLETYHAFAPKGLISFLSAVPVWIKEKLFMRKMLQDEFEKLGFKKVPVIFPEHHLSHAASAFYPSPFQEAAILTIDGVGEWATTTIGYARDNEIKIIKELHFPHSLGLLYSAFTYYTGFKVNSGEYKLMGLAPFGNPDAEQTKKFREIIYQELADVREDGSLLLNMKYFRFATGLTMTYDKKWEKLFGVKRRQEGEPITRDIMNLALAIQQVCEETVIKLAKTTKSLTKAEYLVMAGGVALNSVANGKLLETGIFKDIWIQPAAGDAGGALGAAYLAWHLWKGNKRTASRQPDAMQGAFLGPSFSDNQIRGMAVKYNAKFRYYNDFEELTKLTAEKIAEGKVIGWFQGRMEFGPRALGNRSILADARNPEMQKKLNLKIKFREGFRPFAPSVPEEDIQEYFKLDRPSPYMLLVVPVKSAHLKKMPENYHELPLYERLYFIRSDIPAVTHIDNSARIQSVNKSINYRFWALINEFKRQTGYSVIVNTSFNVRGEPIVCTPDDAFRCFMRTEMDCLVIGNFFFEKNEQLKTFNDNKWEEKFRSD; this is translated from the coding sequence ATGTCCTCTTTTATTTTGGGAATCTCAGCCTTTTACCACGATAGTGCAGCAGCCTTGCTCGCTGACGGAGAAATCGTTGCTGCCGCCCAGGAGGAACGTTTTACCCGGAAAAAACATGACTCTTCTTTTCCCTCAAACGCAGTAAAATATGTGCTTTCCGAAGCTGGAATTTCCCTGAAAGATGTTGAAGTAGTTGCTTTTTACGATAAACCGTTTATCAAATTTGAACGCCTGCTTGAAACCTATCATGCCTTTGCCCCGAAAGGGCTCATCAGCTTTCTTTCGGCAGTTCCTGTATGGATCAAGGAAAAACTTTTTATGAGAAAGATGTTGCAGGATGAATTTGAAAAGCTTGGGTTCAAAAAAGTTCCTGTCATATTTCCGGAACACCATCTGTCGCATGCTGCCAGTGCCTTCTATCCTTCCCCCTTTCAGGAAGCCGCCATTCTGACCATTGATGGTGTGGGCGAATGGGCTACGACTACCATCGGATATGCCAGAGATAATGAAATAAAAATCATCAAAGAACTTCATTTTCCTCACTCCCTGGGCTTGCTTTACTCAGCATTTACCTACTATACCGGATTTAAGGTCAACAGCGGAGAATATAAGCTGATGGGACTTGCTCCTTTTGGTAACCCTGACGCTGAACAAACAAAAAAATTCAGGGAAATTATTTATCAGGAACTTGCAGATGTGCGTGAAGACGGCTCCCTCCTGCTGAATATGAAATATTTCAGATTTGCAACCGGTCTGACCATGACTTACGACAAAAAATGGGAAAAATTGTTTGGAGTTAAACGAAGACAGGAAGGAGAGCCCATAACCCGTGACATCATGAACTTAGCACTTGCCATTCAGCAGGTGTGTGAAGAAACGGTGATAAAATTAGCCAAAACTACCAAATCGCTTACGAAAGCAGAATATCTGGTCATGGCCGGAGGTGTTGCACTCAACAGTGTAGCAAACGGGAAACTGCTTGAAACAGGTATATTTAAAGACATCTGGATTCAACCGGCTGCTGGCGATGCGGGTGGTGCATTAGGTGCTGCCTATCTGGCATGGCACCTGTGGAAAGGAAATAAACGAACAGCTTCCCGTCAGCCCGATGCCATGCAGGGAGCATTTCTCGGCCCTTCATTCTCTGACAATCAAATCAGGGGAATGGCTGTAAAATACAATGCAAAGTTTAGGTATTACAATGATTTTGAGGAATTAACAAAACTGACAGCTGAAAAAATTGCTGAAGGGAAAGTGATAGGCTGGTTTCAGGGACGAATGGAATTTGGACCTCGTGCCCTTGGAAACAGAAGCATTCTGGCTGATGCACGAAATCCGGAAATGCAGAAAAAACTCAACCTGAAGATTAAGTTTCGTGAAGGTTTTCGCCCCTTTGCCCCATCTGTACCTGAAGAAGATATTCAGGAATATTTTAAGCTCGACAGGCCTTCTCCCTATATGTTACTGGTTGTCCCTGTCAAATCCGCTCATCTGAAGAAAATGCCTGAAAATTATCATGAATTACCACTCTATGAACGCCTCTATTTCATTCGCTCTGATATTCCGGCTGTAACCCACATAGACAACTCTGCACGGATTCAGTCGGTAAACAAGAGCATTAACTACCGATTCTGGGCATTAATCAACGAATTTAAGCGTCAAACGGGTTATAGCGTTATCGTCAATACAAGCTTTAATGTGCGTGGAGAACCAATCGTCTGCACACCAGACGATGCCTTCCGTTGTTTTATGCGAACCGAAATGGATTGCCTCGTTATTGGAAATTTCTTTTTTGAGAAAAATGAGCAGCTTAAAACTTTTAATGATAATAAATGGGAAGAGAAATTCAGATCAGATTGA
- a CDS encoding hydrogenase iron-sulfur subunit — translation MEFKPQIIAFLCKWCSYTGADLAGTSRIEYKPNVRIIRVLCSGRIDPTFVLQAFRQGADGVLLCGCHPGDCHYQEGNYRCLRRFLLLQNYLEQMGFEKERLKLEWISASEGKQFAELVNSFTETLSEMEPSKIKNIMEVLH, via the coding sequence ATGGAATTTAAACCTCAGATTATTGCATTTTTGTGCAAATGGTGTTCTTATACCGGAGCCGACCTTGCCGGAACTTCCAGGATTGAGTATAAGCCTAATGTACGTATTATCAGGGTATTATGTTCAGGAAGAATAGACCCGACCTTTGTACTGCAGGCATTCAGGCAGGGCGCTGATGGTGTTTTATTATGTGGCTGCCATCCGGGCGATTGCCACTATCAGGAAGGGAATTACAGGTGTTTAAGACGATTTTTATTGTTGCAGAATTATCTTGAGCAAATGGGATTTGAAAAAGAAAGGCTCAAACTTGAATGGATTAGTGCAAGTGAAGGAAAACAATTTGCGGAGCTTGTCAATAGTTTTACTGAGACTTTGAGTGAAATGGAGCCTTCAAAGATTAAAAATATAATGGAAGTTTTACATTAA